The sequence ACCTTGGCAATCACCGGCTGGTGCAGCGACTGCAGGGTCTCGACGGTCGGGTTGATGTGGTGCGAGATCATCGCCTTGAAGGTGGCCAGGCGGGCCTGGGGGCTCTGGTCGAGCTGGCGGTTGAAGTCGTTGAGATCGCCGCCGGCCATGAAGTGGGCGCCGGCGCCGGTCACCACCACCACCTCGACATCGGTGCGTGCCTTGAGGCTGCGCGTGGCGGCGGCGAGGTCTTCCATCATCTCCAGCGACAGCGCGTTGAGCGCGTCGGGGCGGTTGAGGGTGAGGGTGGCGACGCCATCGGCGACGTGGAGTGTGGCGGTTTGGGCCATGCGCGTTCCTTGGGGGTCTGTTCGGTATGTCGTGTCGGCCGCGGGGCGCCCCGCGGCGATGCCCCCACTATACTGCGCTCGACGCCCTTCTTGCAGTGCGTTGACGTGCACGGCACATTGAACCCCGCCGCACCGCCCCCAGTCTGATCAGGACGCCCTCCGAGGAAGCCGCCCATGCCCCCTGTCACTCGCGCGTTGATCATCGGCACCGCGCTGATCTTCCTGCTGCAGATGAGCGGCGGCATGCCGTTCCTGGCACCCTTCGCCCTGTGGCCCGATCCGCTGGCCGTGGCGCAGGCGCCGTGGACGCTGGTGAGCTACAGCTTTCTGCACGGCGGGCTCGGCCATATCTTCTTCAACATGTTCGCGGTGTTCATGTTCGGCAGCGAGCTGGAACGGGTGTTCGGCCCGCGCCGCTATGCCATGCTGTGGTTCGCCAGCGTGGTCACCGGGGCCTTGGCGCAGGTGGCGGTGGGCGTGCTGTTCGGCGCGCAGGCGCCGGTGATCGGCGCCTCGGCGGGGGTGTTCGGCCTGCTGCTGAGCTACGGCGTGCTGTTTCCCAAACGCCGCGTGGTGCTGCTGATTCCGCCCATCCCCATGCCGGCGGCGCTGTTCGTGGCGCTGTATGGCGCGCTGGAGCTGTTCCTTGGCGTGACCGGCCTGCAGACCGGCGTGGCGCATTTTGCGCACCTCGGCGGCATGCTCGGCGGCGCGCTGATGCTCAGGCACTTCTGGGCGCGGCGGCGTCCTTGAGCCAGGTGCTGGCAAACTGTTCGGCCGGCACCGGCTTGCCATAGAAATAGCCCTGCAGCAGGCGGCAGCCGCCGGCAATGAGGAAGTCGCGCTGGGCGGCGGTCTCCACCCCTTCGGCAACCACCGCCATGCCCAGGTCGCGGGCCAGCGACATGGTGGCGCTGGCGATGGCGCGGTCTTCGGCGTCGTCGGGCAGGTCCTTGACGAAGGAGCGGTCGATCTTCAGCCGGTGGATCGGGAAGCGCTTGAGGTAGGCCAGGCTGGAGTAGCCGGTGCCGAAGTCGTCCAGCGCCAGCGTCAGGCCCATGTCGCGCAGGCCCCACAGGCGTTCGACCATGTCGCCGCCGGCCTGCATCAGCGCGCTTTCGGTGATTTCGAGCTCGATCATCGCCGGGTCGGCGCCGGTCTCGTCGATGATGTCCTTGAGCCGCGCTTCGAAGCCGGCGTGGCGGAACTGGATGGCGGAGATGTTGATCGCCACCCGCACATCGGGCCGCCCCTCGCTGGCCCACTGCCGCTGCTG comes from Denitromonas sp. and encodes:
- a CDS encoding rhomboid family intramembrane serine protease yields the protein MPPVTRALIIGTALIFLLQMSGGMPFLAPFALWPDPLAVAQAPWTLVSYSFLHGGLGHIFFNMFAVFMFGSELERVFGPRRYAMLWFASVVTGALAQVAVGVLFGAQAPVIGASAGVFGLLLSYGVLFPKRRVVLLIPPIPMPAALFVALYGALELFLGVTGLQTGVAHFAHLGGMLGGALMLRHFWARRRP